One part of the Thioalbus denitrificans genome encodes these proteins:
- a CDS encoding MarR family winged helix-turn-helix transcriptional regulator — protein MAAIPSPPATDAMAATPDSPATAPDDEPRVELERFLPYRISVLSLAVSQSIARLYSERFGISIPEWRAIAVLGNYQPLTANEICERTSMDKVQVSRAVGRLVGAGLLLRQTDRNDRRRANLRLSARGLRIYRDIVPLAKACEARLLSALTPAEQSELDRLLHKLQARARDLCGEA, from the coding sequence TTGGCGGCAATCCCTTCGCCACCCGCCACCGACGCCATGGCCGCCACGCCGGACAGCCCCGCCACCGCCCCTGACGACGAACCGCGCGTCGAGCTGGAGCGGTTCCTCCCCTACCGGATCTCGGTGCTCAGCCTGGCGGTGAGCCAGTCCATCGCCCGGCTCTACTCGGAGCGCTTCGGCATCTCCATCCCCGAGTGGCGCGCCATCGCCGTGCTCGGCAACTACCAGCCCCTCACCGCCAACGAGATCTGCGAGCGCACCAGCATGGACAAGGTGCAGGTGAGCCGGGCCGTCGGCCGCCTGGTGGGCGCCGGCCTGCTGCTGCGCCAGACCGACAGGAACGACCGCCGCCGGGCCAACCTGCGCCTCAGCGCCCGGGGGCTGCGCATCTACCGCGACATCGTCCCCCTGGCCAAGGCCTGCGAGGCGCGCCTGCTCTCCGCCCTCACCCCCGCCGAGCAGAGCGAGCTCGACCGTCTCCTGCACAAGCTCCAGGCCCGCGCCCGGGACCTGTGCGGGGAAGCGTAG
- a CDS encoding ATP-binding cassette domain-containing protein, with translation MTEALHIIRAEHRSLDVLVSALDQLRREVAESSAPPDVVLFRSIFHYIDTYTNRFHHPKEDAFLFRALRRRAPEAEAILDELQREHAREPESMRRLGHLLETFERDPAAGRAPFVDALGRYIEAAREHCQKEETRVLPLAEEHLTDEDWRVIDAAFSENSDPLFGESVQAEFRALHKQIVNILPEPFGLGLRHAAESARPAPAAVTAPVLEIRGLTTHYGRIQALHGIDLEVREGELVALVGGNGAGKTTLLMTLSGIRPASAGTIRFHGEDITRVPAERRTLMGISQVPEGRQVFGPMSVEDNLLLGAYKRDRDAAWEDLDRMYEMFPILRQKRREAAGTLSGGQQQMLAMARALMRKPRLLLLDEPSMGLAPLLVEEILNAVSELKRQGMTIFLVEQNANAALAIADRGYVIETGNIVLSDTGRALLENEKIKEAYLGI, from the coding sequence ATGACCGAAGCGCTACACATCATCCGCGCCGAGCACCGCAGTCTGGACGTGCTCGTCTCCGCCCTGGACCAGCTCCGCCGCGAGGTGGCGGAGAGCAGCGCACCGCCCGACGTGGTGCTGTTCCGGTCCATCTTCCACTACATCGACACCTACACCAACCGCTTCCACCACCCCAAGGAGGACGCGTTCCTGTTCCGCGCCCTGCGCCGGCGGGCGCCGGAGGCGGAAGCGATCCTCGACGAGCTGCAGCGCGAGCATGCCCGCGAGCCCGAGTCCATGCGCCGGCTGGGCCACCTGCTGGAGACCTTCGAGCGCGATCCGGCCGCGGGGCGGGCCCCCTTCGTCGACGCCCTGGGACGCTACATAGAGGCGGCCCGCGAGCACTGCCAGAAGGAGGAGACGCGGGTCCTGCCGCTGGCCGAGGAGCACCTCACCGACGAGGACTGGCGGGTCATCGACGCGGCCTTCTCAGAGAACAGCGACCCGCTGTTCGGCGAGTCGGTGCAGGCGGAGTTCCGGGCCCTGCACAAGCAGATCGTCAACATCCTGCCCGAGCCCTTCGGCCTCGGGCTGCGCCACGCCGCGGAGTCCGCCCGCCCGGCCCCCGCGGCCGTCACCGCGCCGGTGCTGGAGATCCGCGGCCTCACCACCCACTACGGACGCATCCAGGCGCTGCACGGCATCGATCTCGAAGTGCGCGAGGGGGAGCTGGTGGCGCTGGTGGGCGGCAACGGCGCCGGCAAGACCACCCTGCTGATGACCCTCTCGGGCATCCGCCCCGCCAGCGCCGGCACCATCCGCTTCCACGGCGAGGACATCACCCGGGTCCCGGCCGAGCGGCGCACGCTGATGGGCATCAGCCAGGTGCCCGAGGGCCGGCAGGTGTTCGGCCCCATGTCGGTGGAGGACAACCTGCTGCTGGGCGCCTACAAGCGCGACCGCGACGCCGCCTGGGAGGATCTCGACCGCATGTACGAGATGTTCCCGATCCTGCGCCAGAAGCGCCGGGAAGCCGCCGGCACCCTCTCCGGCGGCCAGCAGCAGATGCTGGCCATGGCCAGGGCGCTGATGCGCAAGCCGCGCCTGCTGCTGCTCGACGAACCGAGCATGGGGCTGGCGCCGCTGCTGGTGGAGGAGATCCTCAACGCGGTCTCCGAGCTCAAGCGCCAGGGCATGACCATCTTCCTGGTGGAGCAGAACGCCAACGCGGCGCTCGCCATCGCCGACCGCGGCTACGTCATCGAGACCGGCAACATCGTGCTCTCCGACACCGGCCGCGCCCTGCTCGAGAACGAGAAGATCAAGGAAGCCTACCTCGGCATCTGA
- a CDS encoding phosphoketolase family protein, with protein sequence MSANTPAPAPGPLAPDELARMDAYWRAANYLSVGQIYLLDNPLLREPLRAGHVKPRLLGHWGTTPGLNFLYLHLNRIIRARDLDLIFIAGPGHGGPALTANTWLEGSYSELYPDVSADAEGMRRLFKQFSFPGGVGSHATPETPGSIHEGGELGYALSHAFGAVFDNPGLVACCVVGDGEAETGPLATAWHSNKFLNPATDGAVLPILHLNGYKIANPTLLARIPEAELESLLRGYGYAPRFVSGDDPALMHQAMAATLDAVFDEIAAIQAAARGGGAGARPPWPMIVLRSPKGWTGPKVVDGLPAEGTWRSHQVPLSGIHTNPEHLAQLEQWLAGYRPGELFDAEGRLRPELAALAPAGARRMGANPQANGGLLLRKLRLPDFRDHAVEVTVPGAAEAESTRVLGGWLREVMRRNLESRNFRVMGPDETASNRLGALFEVTGRSWMAERLPGDDHLAADGRVMEILSEHTCQGWLEGYLLTGRHGFFSCYEAFIHIVDSMFNQHAKWLKVSKEVPWRRPIASLTYLLTSHVWRQDHNGFSHQDPGFIDLVVNKKADTIRVYLPPDANCLLYVADRCLRSRDFINVIVAGKQPEPQWLSMEAAINHCSAGIGIWEWASSDRGGEPDVVLAAAGDVPTLEVLAAAQLLREHLPELRVRVVNVVDLMTLQPREEHPSGLTDRDFDSLFTTDRPILFAYHGYPWLIHRLTYRRTNHRNLHVRGYKEEGTTTTPFDMVVRNDLDRFHLVGDVIDRVPGLGVRAAYVKQLMRDKRTGHREYIARHGEDLPEVRNWRWGETP encoded by the coding sequence ATGTCCGCGAACACCCCCGCCCCCGCCCCGGGGCCTCTCGCGCCCGACGAACTGGCCCGCATGGACGCCTACTGGCGGGCCGCCAACTACCTCTCCGTGGGCCAGATCTACCTGCTCGACAACCCGCTGCTGCGCGAGCCGCTGCGGGCCGGGCACGTGAAGCCGCGGCTGCTGGGCCACTGGGGCACCACCCCCGGGCTCAACTTCCTCTACCTGCACCTCAACCGCATCATCCGCGCCCGCGATCTCGACCTCATCTTCATCGCCGGGCCCGGCCACGGCGGACCGGCGCTGACCGCCAACACCTGGCTCGAGGGCAGCTACAGCGAGCTCTACCCGGACGTGAGCGCCGACGCCGAGGGGATGCGCCGGCTGTTCAAGCAGTTCTCCTTCCCCGGCGGGGTGGGCAGCCACGCCACCCCCGAGACGCCCGGATCCATTCACGAGGGCGGCGAGCTGGGCTACGCCCTTTCCCACGCCTTCGGGGCGGTGTTCGACAATCCCGGCCTCGTGGCCTGCTGCGTGGTGGGCGACGGCGAGGCGGAGACCGGCCCGCTGGCCACCGCCTGGCACTCCAACAAGTTCCTCAATCCCGCCACCGACGGCGCCGTGCTGCCCATCCTCCACCTCAACGGCTACAAGATCGCCAATCCCACGCTGCTCGCGCGCATCCCCGAGGCGGAGCTGGAGAGCCTCCTGCGCGGCTACGGCTACGCCCCGCGCTTCGTCTCCGGCGACGACCCGGCGCTCATGCACCAGGCCATGGCCGCCACCCTGGACGCGGTGTTCGACGAGATCGCGGCGATCCAGGCCGCCGCCCGCGGCGGCGGGGCCGGCGCGCGTCCGCCGTGGCCCATGATCGTGCTGCGCTCCCCCAAGGGCTGGACCGGCCCGAAGGTGGTGGATGGACTGCCCGCCGAGGGCACCTGGCGCTCCCACCAGGTGCCGCTGTCCGGGATCCACACCAACCCGGAGCACCTGGCCCAGCTGGAGCAGTGGCTGGCCGGCTACCGGCCCGGAGAGCTGTTCGACGCGGAGGGCCGGCTGCGTCCGGAGCTGGCCGCCTTGGCTCCCGCCGGAGCACGACGCATGGGCGCCAATCCCCAGGCCAACGGCGGGCTGCTGCTGCGCAAGCTGCGCCTGCCCGACTTCCGCGACCACGCGGTGGAGGTCACCGTGCCCGGCGCCGCGGAGGCCGAATCCACCCGGGTCCTGGGGGGCTGGCTGCGGGAGGTGATGCGGCGCAACCTGGAGTCGCGCAACTTCCGGGTGATGGGGCCCGACGAGACCGCCTCCAACCGCCTCGGCGCCCTGTTCGAGGTGACCGGGCGCAGCTGGATGGCCGAGCGCCTGCCCGGCGACGACCACCTCGCCGCCGACGGCCGGGTGATGGAGATCCTCTCCGAGCACACCTGCCAGGGCTGGCTGGAGGGCTACCTGCTCACCGGCCGCCACGGCTTCTTCTCCTGCTACGAGGCCTTCATCCACATCGTCGACTCCATGTTCAACCAGCACGCCAAGTGGCTGAAGGTGAGCAAGGAGGTGCCCTGGCGGCGACCCATCGCCTCCCTCACCTACCTGCTCACCTCCCACGTCTGGCGCCAGGACCACAACGGCTTCTCCCACCAGGACCCGGGCTTCATCGACCTGGTGGTGAACAAGAAGGCGGACACCATCCGCGTCTACCTGCCGCCGGACGCCAACTGCCTGCTCTACGTGGCCGACCGCTGCCTGAGGAGCCGCGACTTCATCAACGTCATCGTCGCCGGCAAGCAGCCCGAGCCCCAGTGGCTCTCCATGGAGGCGGCCATCAACCACTGCAGCGCCGGCATCGGCATCTGGGAGTGGGCCAGCAGCGACCGCGGCGGCGAGCCCGACGTGGTGCTGGCGGCCGCCGGCGACGTGCCCACCCTGGAGGTGCTGGCGGCCGCGCAGCTGCTGCGCGAGCACCTGCCGGAGCTCAGGGTGCGGGTCGTCAACGTGGTGGACCTCATGACCCTGCAGCCGCGGGAGGAGCACCCCAGCGGCCTCACCGACCGGGACTTCGACAGCCTGTTCACCACCGACCGGCCCATCCTCTTCGCCTACCACGGCTACCCGTGGCTCATCCACCGCCTCACCTACCGCCGCACCAACCACCGCAACCTGCACGTGCGCGGCTACAAGGAGGAGGGCACCACCACCACCCCCTTCGACATGGTGGTGCGCAACGATCTGGACCGCTTCCACCTGGTGGGGGACGTCATCGACCGGGTGCCGGGTCTCGGCGTCCGGGCGGCCTACGTGAAGCAGCTCATGCGCGACAAGCGCACCGGGCACCGCGAGTACATCGCCCGCCACGGCGAGGACCTGCCCGAGGTGCGCAACTGGCGCTGGGGAGAGACGCCATGA
- a CDS encoding homogentisate 1,2-dioxygenase — protein sequence MKHWITHPLVKGQASRQAHCDLPPGTYERELGREGFFGPASHVYHAHKPTDWIGWEGPLRPRAFDLNRLDAAAGSPWAAAPVLANAALKVRLWRLEGRMDHLVRNADGDELLFIHHGAGDLYCDYGHLAFRDGDYLCLPRGTAWRIEAREPVTALLMEATNDAYRLPDKGLAGPHAIFDPAILDTPELDEAFRAQQGESEWRVVIKARGALSTVTYPFNPLDAVGWHGDLTVVRVNWRDIRPLMSHRYHLPPSAHTTFLASRFVVCTFCPRPIESDPGALKVPFFHSNEDYDEVIFYHRGQFFSRDNIDAGMLTFHPCGFPHGPHPKAFEAGAKHARKETDEVAVMIDTRDALEVAQMPAGVENPDYVHSWSPRERAASKSTRTTNR from the coding sequence ATGAAACACTGGATCACCCACCCCCTGGTCAAGGGCCAGGCCTCCCGCCAGGCCCACTGCGACCTGCCACCGGGCACCTACGAGCGCGAGCTCGGCCGCGAGGGCTTCTTCGGCCCCGCCAGCCATGTCTACCACGCCCACAAGCCCACCGACTGGATCGGCTGGGAGGGCCCGCTGCGCCCGCGCGCCTTCGACCTCAACCGCCTCGACGCCGCCGCCGGGTCGCCCTGGGCGGCGGCGCCGGTGCTCGCCAATGCCGCGCTGAAGGTGCGCCTGTGGCGACTGGAAGGGCGCATGGACCACCTGGTGCGCAACGCCGATGGCGACGAGCTGCTGTTCATCCACCACGGCGCCGGCGATCTCTACTGCGACTACGGCCACCTGGCCTTCCGCGACGGCGACTACCTGTGCCTGCCCCGCGGCACCGCCTGGCGCATCGAGGCCCGGGAGCCGGTGACGGCGCTGCTCATGGAGGCCACCAACGACGCCTACCGGCTGCCCGACAAGGGGCTGGCGGGGCCGCACGCCATCTTCGACCCGGCCATCCTCGACACCCCGGAGCTGGACGAGGCGTTCCGCGCCCAGCAGGGCGAATCCGAGTGGCGGGTGGTCATCAAGGCCCGCGGCGCGCTCTCCACCGTCACCTACCCCTTCAACCCGCTGGACGCGGTGGGCTGGCACGGCGATCTCACCGTGGTGCGGGTGAACTGGCGCGACATCCGCCCGCTCATGAGCCACCGCTACCACCTGCCGCCCTCGGCCCACACCACCTTCCTCGCCTCGCGGTTCGTGGTCTGCACCTTCTGCCCGCGTCCCATCGAGTCGGATCCGGGCGCCCTGAAGGTGCCCTTCTTCCACAGCAACGAGGACTACGACGAGGTCATCTTCTACCACCGCGGGCAGTTCTTCAGCCGCGACAACATCGATGCCGGCATGCTCACCTTCCACCCCTGCGGCTTCCCCCACGGCCCCCATCCGAAGGCCTTCGAGGCCGGCGCGAAGCACGCCCGCAAGGAGACCGACGAGGTGGCGGTGATGATCGACACCCGCGACGCGCTGGAGGTGGCGCAGATGCCCGCAGGCGTGGAGAATCCCGACTACGTCCACTCCTGGTCGCCGCGCGAACGGGCCGCCTCCAAGTCGACAAGGACAACGAACCGATGA
- the maiA gene encoding maleylacetoacetate isomerase, whose translation MRLYDYHRSSAAYRVRIALNLKGLPYEHAGVNLLEGGDREPAYRALNPQGLVPALADDGRLLTQSLAICEYLEETHPRPPLLPADPVGRARVRALALLVACDIHPLNNLRVLGYLTGRLGVAEEAKLEWYRHWILEGFAALERLLEESPDTATFCHGDRPTLADLCLVPQVYNARRFDCDLKPFPNITRIDATCRTLPAFHAARPEAQPDAG comes from the coding sequence ATGCGCCTCTACGACTACCATCGCTCCTCCGCCGCCTACCGGGTGCGCATCGCCCTCAATCTCAAGGGGCTGCCCTACGAACACGCCGGGGTGAACCTGCTCGAGGGCGGGGATCGCGAACCGGCCTACCGGGCCCTCAACCCCCAGGGGCTGGTCCCGGCGCTGGCGGACGACGGCCGGCTGCTGACCCAGTCGCTGGCCATCTGCGAGTACCTGGAGGAGACCCACCCCCGGCCGCCGCTGCTGCCCGCCGATCCGGTCGGCCGGGCGCGGGTGCGGGCCCTGGCCCTGCTGGTGGCCTGCGACATCCACCCCCTCAACAACCTGCGCGTGCTCGGCTACCTCACCGGCCGGCTGGGGGTGGCGGAAGAGGCGAAGCTGGAGTGGTACCGGCACTGGATCCTGGAGGGCTTCGCCGCCCTGGAGCGGCTGCTGGAGGAGAGTCCCGACACCGCCACCTTCTGTCACGGCGACCGCCCCACCCTCGCCGACCTCTGCCTGGTGCCCCAGGTCTACAACGCCCGCCGCTTCGATTGCGACCTCAAGCCCTTCCCCAACATCACCCGCATCGACGCCACCTGCCGCACCCTCCCCGCCTTCCACGCCGCCCGCCCCGAGGCCCAGCCCGACGCGGGGTGA
- a CDS encoding FAD-dependent oxidoreductase, translating to MHSTYTNPVYDYAPSPDQRAAGPAHHPVVVVGAGPVGLSAGIDAALHGIDTVVLDDNNTVSVGSRAVCYAKRALEILDRLGCAQPMVDKGITWNVGRVFFRDHQVYAFDLLPEAGHHRPAFINLQQYYFEEYLVNRARELEPLDLRWKNRVTAVRPGPERVELEVETPDGPYTLTCDYLIVADGANSSVRGMLGLESRGRVFRDRFLIADVVMKADYPTERWFWFDPPFHRGQSTLLHRQADNVWRIDFQLGWDADPEEEKKPERVIPRVRAMLGEEREFELEWASVYTFQCRRMEHFRHGRVLFVGDAAHQVSPFGARGANSGIQDVDNLVWKLDLVLRGQAPERLLDSYDSERVAAADENILNSTRSTDFITPKNEMSRVFRDATLTLAEDYPFARRLVNSGRLSVPAVLDGSPLNTPDRDDFTGAMVPGAPAADAPVITADGPGWLLAQLGGVFNGLYFAGPEGVPEADHALLAALAADPVPVHTRVIAAELPGSAPPAGVTALGDPEGLAARRYDARPGSFYLLRPDQHVCARWRRLDGKRVRGALERALGKEETA from the coding sequence ATGCACAGCACCTACACCAACCCGGTGTACGACTACGCACCGTCGCCGGACCAGCGGGCCGCCGGGCCGGCCCACCACCCGGTGGTGGTGGTCGGGGCCGGCCCGGTCGGACTGAGCGCCGGGATCGATGCCGCCCTGCACGGCATCGACACGGTGGTGCTGGACGACAACAACACCGTGAGCGTCGGTTCCCGGGCGGTCTGCTACGCCAAGCGCGCCCTGGAGATCCTCGACCGCCTCGGCTGCGCCCAGCCCATGGTGGACAAGGGCATCACCTGGAACGTGGGCCGGGTGTTCTTCCGCGACCACCAGGTCTACGCGTTCGACCTGCTGCCCGAGGCGGGGCATCACCGCCCCGCCTTCATCAACCTGCAGCAGTACTACTTCGAGGAGTACCTGGTGAACCGGGCGCGGGAGCTGGAGCCCCTCGACCTGCGCTGGAAGAACCGGGTCACGGCAGTGCGCCCGGGCCCCGAGCGGGTGGAGCTGGAGGTGGAGACCCCGGACGGCCCCTACACCCTCACCTGCGACTACCTGATCGTGGCCGACGGCGCCAACAGCTCCGTGCGCGGCATGCTGGGCCTGGAGAGCAGGGGCCGGGTGTTCCGCGACCGCTTCCTCATCGCCGACGTGGTGATGAAGGCCGACTACCCCACCGAGCGCTGGTTCTGGTTCGACCCGCCCTTCCACCGCGGCCAGTCCACCCTGCTCCACCGCCAGGCCGACAATGTCTGGCGCATCGACTTCCAGCTCGGCTGGGACGCCGACCCGGAGGAGGAGAAGAAGCCCGAGCGCGTCATTCCGCGGGTGCGCGCCATGCTCGGCGAGGAGCGCGAGTTCGAGCTGGAGTGGGCCAGCGTCTACACCTTCCAGTGCCGGCGCATGGAGCACTTCCGCCACGGCCGGGTGCTGTTCGTGGGCGACGCCGCCCACCAGGTCTCGCCCTTCGGCGCCCGCGGCGCCAACAGCGGCATCCAGGACGTGGACAACCTGGTCTGGAAGCTCGACCTGGTGCTGCGCGGGCAGGCCCCGGAGCGCCTGCTGGACAGCTACGACAGCGAGCGGGTCGCCGCCGCCGACGAGAACATCCTCAACTCCACCCGTTCCACCGATTTCATCACGCCCAAGAACGAGATGAGCCGGGTCTTCCGCGACGCCACCCTGACCCTGGCCGAGGACTACCCCTTCGCCCGCCGGCTGGTCAACAGCGGCCGGCTGTCGGTGCCGGCGGTCCTCGACGGCTCGCCCCTCAACACGCCGGACCGCGACGACTTCACCGGGGCCATGGTGCCCGGGGCACCGGCCGCCGACGCCCCGGTGATCACCGCCGACGGGCCGGGCTGGCTGCTGGCGCAGCTCGGCGGGGTCTTCAACGGCCTCTACTTCGCCGGCCCGGAGGGGGTCCCGGAGGCCGACCACGCGCTGCTGGCGGCGCTGGCGGCGGACCCGGTGCCGGTGCACACCCGGGTCATCGCCGCGGAGCTTCCCGGGAGCGCGCCGCCCGCCGGGGTCACCGCCCTCGGCGACCCGGAGGGGCTGGCGGCCCGGCGCTACGACGCCCGGCCCGGCAGCTTCTACCTGCTGCGCCCCGATCAGCATGTCTGCGCCCGCTGGCGCCGGCTCGACGGGAAGCGGGTACGCGGCGCGCTGGAGCGCGCCCTGGGCAAGGAGGAGACAGCATGA
- a CDS encoding DUF2783 domain-containing protein — MSETNRLCVEPRLARPDDFYQALMDLHRDLDPGRSAQANAQLILLLANHVGDEAVLEEAIAIVRGNVAAGPEPAPPA, encoded by the coding sequence ATGAGCGAAACGAACCGGCTGTGCGTCGAGCCGCGCCTGGCGCGGCCCGACGATTTCTACCAGGCGCTGATGGATCTGCACCGGGACCTGGACCCCGGGCGCAGCGCGCAGGCCAACGCCCAGCTCATCCTGCTGCTGGCCAACCACGTGGGCGACGAGGCGGTGCTGGAAGAGGCCATCGCCATCGTCCGCGGCAACGTCGCCGCCGGGCCGGAACCGGCGCCGCCCGCGTAG
- a CDS encoding MBL fold metallo-hydrolase translates to MSKVFASQGDLEEKQVSFVELAPGAYAYTAEGDPNTGVIVGDDGVMVIDTQATPAMAEDVIRRIREVTDKPVKYVVLTHYHAVRVLGASAYGAEHIIASRGTLDLIEERGQQDYESEVGRFPRLFQGVDTVPGLTWPTLVFDQGMTLWMGGRRVEIRHLGRGHTKGDTVVWLPGEKVLYSGDLVEYGATPYTGDAYLKEWPETLARLRGLGAERLVPGRGDALTTPETVEAAIAGTQSFLTQMYASVAGSRAAGRSLKEAYDEAYALLQPQFGEWVIFDHCLPFDITRAYDESGDYPDPRIWTAERDTEMWHSLQNG, encoded by the coding sequence ATGAGCAAGGTCTTCGCATCCCAGGGCGACCTCGAGGAGAAGCAGGTCAGCTTCGTTGAGCTGGCCCCGGGCGCCTATGCCTACACCGCCGAGGGCGATCCCAACACCGGCGTCATCGTCGGTGACGACGGCGTGATGGTCATCGACACCCAGGCCACCCCGGCCATGGCCGAGGACGTCATCCGCCGTATCCGCGAGGTCACCGACAAGCCCGTCAAGTACGTGGTGCTCACCCACTACCACGCGGTGCGGGTGCTGGGCGCCTCGGCCTACGGCGCCGAGCACATCATCGCCAGCCGCGGCACCCTGGATCTCATCGAGGAGCGCGGCCAGCAGGACTACGAGTCGGAGGTGGGGCGCTTCCCGCGCCTGTTCCAGGGCGTGGACACGGTCCCCGGCCTGACCTGGCCGACCCTGGTGTTCGACCAGGGCATGACCCTGTGGATGGGCGGGCGCCGGGTGGAGATCCGCCACCTGGGCCGCGGCCACACCAAGGGCGACACGGTGGTCTGGCTGCCCGGGGAAAAGGTGCTCTACTCCGGCGACCTGGTGGAGTACGGCGCCACCCCCTACACCGGCGACGCCTACCTGAAGGAGTGGCCGGAGACCCTGGCCCGGCTGCGCGGGCTGGGCGCGGAGCGGCTGGTCCCCGGTCGCGGCGACGCCCTCACCACCCCCGAGACGGTGGAGGCGGCCATCGCCGGCACCCAGTCCTTCCTGACCCAGATGTACGCATCGGTGGCCGGCTCCCGCGCCGCCGGCCGCAGCCTCAAGGAGGCCTACGACGAGGCCTACGCCCTGCTGCAGCCCCAGTTCGGCGAGTGGGTGATCTTCGATCACTGCCTGCCCTTCGACATCACCCGCGCCTACGACGAGTCGGGCGACTACCCCGACCCGCGCATCTGGACCGCCGAGCGCGACACGGAGATGTGGCACTCCCTGCAGAACGGCTGA
- a CDS encoding fumarylacetoacetate hydrolase family protein, whose product MKLASLSHGRDGMLVVVSRDLTRAVTVRDIAPTLQAALDDWDRAAPQLRAMAEALESGGLPEAFALDPARLAAPLPRAYQWADGSAYVNHVELVRRARGAELPESFWTDPLMYQGGSDTFLGPRAPIALEDEAWGLDFEAELAVITDDVPMGVSPEGAAAHIRLLLLVNDVSLRNLIPGELAKGFGFFQSKPSTAFSPVAVTPDELGGAWREGKVHLPLRSYLNGVPFGRPEAGEDMTFSFPRLVAHAARTRPLGAGTIVGSGTVSNRQDTAHGSAIRDGGVGYSCIAELRMIETINSGGPETPFMGFGDRIRIEMVDESGHSIFGAIDQTVTPYQPPR is encoded by the coding sequence ATGAAGCTCGCTTCCCTCAGCCACGGCCGCGACGGCATGCTGGTCGTGGTCTCCCGCGACCTGACCCGGGCGGTGACGGTGCGCGACATCGCCCCCACCCTGCAGGCGGCCCTGGACGACTGGGATCGCGCCGCGCCCCAGCTGCGCGCGATGGCCGAGGCGCTGGAGAGCGGGGGGCTGCCCGAGGCCTTCGCCCTGGACCCGGCGCGCCTGGCCGCCCCCCTGCCGCGCGCCTACCAGTGGGCCGACGGCAGCGCCTACGTGAACCACGTGGAACTGGTCCGCCGCGCCCGCGGCGCCGAGCTGCCGGAGAGCTTCTGGACCGACCCGCTCATGTACCAGGGCGGCTCCGACACCTTCCTCGGCCCCCGCGCGCCCATCGCCCTGGAGGACGAGGCGTGGGGGCTCGACTTCGAGGCCGAGCTGGCCGTGATCACCGACGACGTCCCCATGGGCGTGAGCCCGGAGGGGGCGGCGGCGCACATCCGGCTGCTGCTGCTGGTGAACGACGTCTCCCTGCGCAACCTGATCCCGGGCGAGCTGGCCAAGGGCTTCGGCTTCTTCCAGTCCAAGCCCTCGACCGCCTTCTCGCCGGTGGCGGTGACTCCCGACGAGCTGGGTGGGGCATGGCGGGAGGGCAAGGTGCACCTGCCCCTGCGCAGCTACCTGAACGGCGTCCCCTTCGGCCGTCCCGAGGCGGGCGAGGACATGACCTTCAGCTTCCCGCGGCTGGTGGCACACGCCGCCCGCACCCGCCCCCTGGGCGCCGGCACCATCGTCGGCTCCGGCACCGTCTCCAACCGGCAGGACACCGCCCACGGCTCGGCCATCCGCGACGGCGGGGTGGGCTACTCCTGCATCGCCGAGCTGCGCATGATCGAGACCATCAACTCCGGCGGGCCGGAGACCCCGTTCATGGGCTTCGGCGACCGGATCCGGATCGAGATGGTGGATGAGTCGGGCCACTCCATCTTCGGCGCCATCGACCAGACCGTCACCCCCTACCAGCCGCCACGGTGA
- a CDS encoding ABC transporter ATP-binding protein: protein MSLLRIEGLSKVFGGIHAIKDLSFGIREGTIHSVIGPNGAGKTTLFNLITGVYTPTVGRILLEERDISAIAPFRLARLGVSRTFQNLQICQNMSALENVMMGRHLHLDSRFLPAMLRLPGIVRGDRACRDKAAELMAFVGLESYLDADADSMPYGALKRLEIARALAAEPRLLLLDEPAAGLNPRETAQIDQLIQKVASTGMTIMLVEHDMKLVMGISDHILVLDYGKKLAEGTAEEIRNNPDVIAAYLGG, encoded by the coding sequence ATGAGCCTGCTGCGCATCGAGGGTCTGAGCAAGGTCTTCGGCGGCATCCACGCCATCAAGGACCTCAGCTTCGGCATCCGGGAAGGCACCATCCACTCGGTAATCGGTCCCAACGGGGCCGGCAAGACCACCCTGTTCAACCTCATCACCGGAGTCTACACGCCCACGGTGGGGCGGATCCTGCTGGAGGAGCGCGACATCTCCGCCATCGCCCCCTTCCGCCTGGCGCGCCTCGGGGTGAGCCGCACCTTCCAGAATCTCCAGATCTGCCAGAACATGTCGGCCCTGGAGAACGTGATGATGGGGCGCCACCTGCACCTCGACAGCCGTTTCCTCCCCGCCATGCTGCGCCTGCCCGGCATCGTCCGCGGCGATCGCGCCTGCCGCGACAAGGCCGCCGAGCTGATGGCCTTCGTGGGCCTGGAGAGCTACCTGGACGCCGACGCCGACTCCATGCCCTACGGCGCGCTCAAGCGCCTGGAGATCGCCCGCGCGCTGGCGGCCGAGCCGCGCCTGCTGCTGCTCGACGAGCCGGCCGCCGGGCTCAATCCGCGGGAGACCGCGCAGATCGACCAGCTGATCCAGAAGGTCGCCTCCACCGGCATGACCATCATGCTGGTGGAGCACGACATGAAGCTGGTGATGGGCATCTCCGATCACATCCTGGTGCTCGACTACGGCAAGAAGCTGGCCGAGGGCACCGCGGAGGAGATCCGCAACAACCCGGACGTCATCGCCGCCTACCTGGGCGGCTGA